In Chlamydiota bacterium, one genomic interval encodes:
- the gmhA gene encoding Phosphoheptose isomerase codes for MDREAGCVNFSRFYEISRLNFEHMQSTESREKILFSVKECQEAIAALESQDALRFIEKVSDLISACFEKGNKLLVAGNGGSFCDAMHFTEELTGFFRKKRKPLPALCLGDVGHLSCVSNDAGFEFVFSRLVESLGLTGDCLCVLSTSGNSDNLIRAVESAKEKGIVTIAFLGKTGGQLKGLCDVEWVVEGFATSDRIQEAHMASIHILIEMIEYNLNLSC; via the coding sequence ATGGATCGGGAAGCAGGTTGTGTGAATTTTTCTAGATTTTATGAAATATCCAGGTTAAACTTCGAACATATGCAATCAACAGAATCTAGAGAAAAAATTTTATTTAGCGTCAAAGAATGTCAAGAGGCCATCGCAGCGTTGGAAAGCCAAGATGCGCTCAGATTTATTGAAAAGGTCAGTGATTTAATTTCGGCTTGTTTTGAAAAAGGAAATAAGTTGCTTGTGGCAGGCAATGGAGGCTCGTTTTGTGATGCGATGCATTTTACAGAAGAGCTGACAGGTTTTTTCAGAAAAAAAAGAAAGCCACTTCCAGCACTGTGCTTAGGAGATGTGGGGCATTTATCTTGCGTCTCTAACGATGCTGGCTTTGAGTTTGTCTTTTCACGCTTGGTTGAATCCTTGGGCCTGACGGGAGATTGTTTGTGCGTTCTTTCCACGTCGGGAAACTCTGACAATTTAATTCGAGCAGTTGAAAGCGCAAAAGAAAAAGGGATAGTTACGATTGCCTTTTTAGGAAAAACAGGAGGCCAGCTCAAAGGTCTTTGTGATGTGGAATGGGTTGTAGAGGGTTTTGCTACTTCCGATCGTATTCAAGAAGCGCACATGGCATCTATCCATATTTTGATTGAAATGATTGAATACAACTTAAATCTGTCATGTTAA
- the asd gene encoding Aspartate-semialdehyde dehydrogenase — translation MQQNSIVLVGSTGLVGLELKKQLEEKDIAFDCFVRGGNTNYKLAFFCVPNAVAIDLVPQFLNNGCTIIDASSAFRQSHPLIIPEINGSTLTKEDKLIASPNCTTTFLALALYPLHKHFHLKQIITSTYQAASGGGKKMLEEYKNRTLQLRLHESEEDVFGYNAEENKMVFETQKILRVPIDISATCVRICQKRVHALSIFAEFEKTIDLEVAKQAIQDEPGLVFDPDCTIEKAEGSPLTYVKRLRPVKSNPHCLELFMLGDQLLKGASTNMLQIAEYVFDLDAISALKSPL, via the coding sequence ATGCAACAGAATTCCATTGTCCTTGTAGGCTCTACTGGTCTTGTCGGTCTTGAATTAAAAAAACAACTTGAAGAAAAAGATATTGCCTTTGATTGTTTTGTGCGCGGTGGAAATACCAACTACAAGCTCGCATTTTTTTGTGTACCCAATGCTGTGGCTATCGATTTAGTTCCTCAATTTTTAAATAATGGCTGCACAATCATTGATGCGTCGAGTGCGTTTAGACAATCACATCCTCTGATCATTCCAGAAATTAATGGTTCTACACTAACTAAAGAGGATAAACTCATCGCAAGTCCCAATTGTACCACCACATTTTTAGCACTCGCTTTATATCCCCTGCACAAACATTTTCATCTCAAACAGATCATCACATCGACCTATCAAGCTGCTTCTGGTGGCGGGAAAAAAATGCTCGAAGAGTATAAAAATAGAACTTTGCAATTGCGTTTACATGAATCTGAAGAAGATGTGTTTGGATATAATGCAGAAGAAAACAAGATGGTGTTCGAAACACAAAAAATCTTGAGAGTTCCTATCGATATTAGCGCCACATGCGTGCGTATTTGCCAAAAACGCGTGCATGCTCTTTCCATCTTCGCAGAGTTTGAAAAAACCATAGATTTAGAAGTAGCAAAACAAGCTATTCAAGACGAACCTGGCCTTGTGTTTGATCCTGATTGCACTATTGAAAAGGCCGAAGGCTCACCTCTTACTTATGTCAAGCGCCTGCGCCCCGTTAAATCCAATCCACACTGCTTAGAACTTTTTATGCTCGGTGATCAACTTTTAAAAGGTGCTAGCACCAACATGCTCCAAATTGCCGAGTATGTTTTTGATCTGGATGCAATTAGCGCGTTAAAAAGCCCACTCTAA
- the algA gene encoding Alginate biosynthesis protein AlgA encodes MKVIILAGGGGLRLWPLSTLTKPKQFLKLFDGKSCFELAVEKALKFAKPKDIVIVTNEAFEKEVKEQLGSIDCHILFEPCGKNTLGAICFALSFVNQDELFLCLCSDHLIQGENFFTSVELASTLAYKNIVLFGIPPDRVESGYGYIHVKRKDVVKFIEKPKPDVAKALIETGEYVWNTGMFFFSRHVFENALFEHCKEHAQLYKQGFETLKAQFHTLPSISFDYAILEKVRNRKCMQLEDVFWSDVGSFDALYQLFKKDDMQNVTGKNTKVLDAKGNLVISDKPVVLVDCEDLIVIENAGKLLVTKRGSSQKVKEIVKEKVIS; translated from the coding sequence ATGAAAGTGATCATCCTTGCAGGAGGTGGAGGCTTAAGGTTGTGGCCTTTATCAACGTTAACAAAGCCAAAGCAATTTTTAAAGCTCTTTGATGGAAAATCTTGCTTTGAATTAGCAGTAGAAAAGGCGCTTAAATTTGCAAAGCCCAAAGATATTGTGATTGTGACCAATGAAGCGTTTGAAAAGGAAGTCAAAGAGCAACTAGGATCGATTGATTGCCATATTTTATTTGAGCCTTGTGGCAAAAATACGCTAGGAGCTATCTGTTTTGCACTCAGTTTTGTCAATCAAGATGAGCTTTTTTTATGTTTATGCTCAGATCACTTAATTCAAGGCGAAAATTTTTTTACATCTGTAGAACTTGCGTCAACGTTAGCTTACAAAAATATTGTGCTTTTTGGCATACCACCTGATCGCGTTGAGAGTGGATATGGCTACATTCATGTGAAGAGAAAAGATGTGGTCAAATTCATTGAAAAACCGAAGCCGGATGTTGCTAAAGCGTTGATTGAAACAGGGGAGTACGTGTGGAATACAGGCATGTTTTTTTTCTCAAGACATGTATTTGAAAACGCTTTATTTGAACATTGCAAAGAACACGCACAACTATACAAACAGGGATTTGAAACCCTGAAAGCGCAATTTCACACTCTGCCCTCTATTTCCTTTGATTATGCGATTTTAGAAAAGGTGAGAAATAGAAAATGTATGCAGCTAGAAGATGTTTTTTGGTCTGATGTGGGCTCATTTGATGCACTTTATCAACTTTTCAAAAAAGATGACATGCAAAATGTTACCGGAAAAAACACAAAAGTTTTAGATGCCAAGGGAAATTTAGTCATCAGTGACAAGCCTGTTGTTTTGGTTGACTGTGAGGATCTTATTGTGATCGAAAATGCAGGAAAATTACTCGTAACAAAGCGTGGAAGCTCTCAAAAGGTAAAAGAGATTGTCAAAGAAAAGGTAATTTCTTAA
- the pimB gene encoding GDP-mannose-dependent alpha-(1-6)-phosphatidylinositol monomannoside mannosyltransferase, with amino-acid sequence MIQMKIAYVHDWLVDLAGAEKVLAACMELYDAPIFTLLKDVKKLKNTPFEKKTIHGSFIEKLPFARSKYRNYLPFFPMAIEQMDLGSFDLIISSSHCVAKGVITHPHQLHICYCHTPMRYLWDCYHEYLEHHGLRKGIKAFFAKYWMHKLRMWDVLSSKRVDLFIANSTFIQKRIQKVYRRDSIVLHPPVDCKKFVFSEEKQDFYVTASRLVPYKRIDILVEAFNLMPEKKLVVIGDGPNFKKLKKMAKKNITFLGHVPFDVLKEHFKFAKAFLFAAFEDFGIVPVEAMSAGTPVIAFGKGGILDSVIEGKTGVFFKEQTKESVKQAVRDFETRNFDPKVIRKHALKFDKAVFQEKFQLLIEAKKKEFFQ; translated from the coding sequence ATGATTCAAATGAAAATAGCATATGTTCATGACTGGCTTGTAGATCTTGCAGGAGCAGAAAAAGTCTTAGCAGCATGTATGGAACTTTACGATGCGCCCATTTTCACGCTTTTAAAAGATGTGAAAAAACTCAAGAACACACCTTTCGAAAAGAAAACAATCCATGGATCGTTTATTGAAAAGCTTCCCTTTGCACGTTCTAAGTATCGTAATTATTTACCCTTTTTCCCCATGGCCATTGAACAAATGGATCTTGGAAGTTTTGATCTTATCATCTCTTCGTCCCATTGCGTGGCAAAAGGTGTGATCACACATCCCCATCAACTCCACATTTGCTATTGCCATACCCCTATGCGTTATTTGTGGGATTGTTATCATGAGTATTTAGAACATCATGGATTACGAAAGGGAATCAAGGCCTTTTTTGCAAAATATTGGATGCACAAATTGCGCATGTGGGATGTTTTATCCTCAAAACGCGTCGATCTGTTTATTGCCAATTCCACATTTATTCAAAAACGCATCCAAAAAGTATATCGTAGAGATTCTATTGTGCTGCACCCTCCTGTCGATTGTAAAAAGTTTGTGTTTTCTGAAGAAAAACAAGATTTTTATGTGACAGCATCGCGCCTGGTACCCTATAAACGCATCGATATTTTGGTAGAGGCTTTTAATTTGATGCCAGAAAAAAAACTTGTTGTGATAGGAGATGGACCGAATTTTAAAAAATTGAAAAAGATGGCGAAAAAAAACATCACATTTTTAGGCCACGTACCTTTTGATGTACTAAAAGAGCATTTTAAATTTGCAAAAGCGTTTTTGTTTGCAGCGTTTGAGGATTTTGGTATTGTACCTGTCGAAGCGATGAGTGCAGGCACTCCTGTGATTGCTTTTGGCAAAGGGGGAATTTTAGATTCTGTGATTGAAGGCAAAACAGGTGTGTTTTTCAAAGAACAAACAAAGGAAAGTGTTAAGCAAGCTGTGAGGGATTTTGAAACGCGTAATTTTGATCCTAAAGTGATTCGGAAACACGCGCTAAAATTTGATAAAGCGGTTTTCCAAGAAAAGTTTCAGTTACTGATCGAGGCAAAAAAAAAAGAGTTTTTTCAATGA
- the lpxK gene encoding Tetraacyldisaccharide 4'-kinase, whose protein sequence is MLSAFYFKHKEKIHRSFLGLVVAKCFQAGNWIFNFLYEHKLLRTKDIGSAIISIGNVSIGGSGKTPFCLFLAKELEKRKIAFSFVSKGYGAKTRIKKPFVLSEGRGPKYDAKKASDEAVLLSHIFPKVPVIVGNDLLQACLIAKPFAPLMIIDDGMQHRKLKKSVEIVILDSIEPFGKQAFFPRGFLRDSLTQLKRADLVVGYSDVETQLRRYTTAPFVQVTKTPINAESIANENIAVFTAIGNPKNLYHTLEEVGAKIVEKQEFLDHSFFDKKELQAFAKRVKAKGAKYLVCTQKDAMKVDKSWDLGLQIFILEIELNIKKHQNTFNEFLNKLAVNYDN, encoded by the coding sequence ATGTTAAGCGCCTTTTATTTCAAACATAAAGAAAAAATCCATCGCTCTTTTTTAGGCCTTGTTGTTGCAAAATGCTTCCAGGCAGGAAACTGGATCTTTAATTTTTTGTATGAACATAAACTTCTTCGCACAAAAGATATTGGCAGCGCCATCATTTCTATTGGAAATGTCTCGATTGGAGGAAGTGGAAAGACACCTTTTTGCCTCTTTCTTGCAAAAGAACTAGAGAAAAGAAAAATCGCCTTTTCCTTTGTTTCCAAAGGCTATGGGGCGAAGACAAGGATAAAAAAACCCTTTGTGCTGTCTGAGGGAAGGGGTCCAAAATATGATGCAAAAAAAGCATCTGATGAAGCTGTGCTTTTATCTCATATTTTTCCCAAAGTTCCTGTGATTGTGGGCAATGATCTATTGCAAGCATGTCTAATTGCAAAACCTTTTGCTCCTTTGATGATTATCGATGATGGCATGCAGCATCGAAAATTGAAAAAAAGTGTAGAAATTGTGATTTTAGATTCCATAGAGCCTTTTGGAAAACAGGCGTTTTTTCCAAGGGGATTTTTAAGAGATAGCCTAACACAGCTCAAAAGAGCAGATCTTGTCGTTGGATATTCAGATGTAGAAACTCAATTACGTCGCTACACAACAGCGCCGTTTGTTCAGGTGACAAAAACGCCGATCAATGCAGAATCAATCGCTAATGAAAATATTGCGGTGTTTACAGCCATTGGAAATCCGAAAAATTTATACCATACATTGGAAGAAGTGGGCGCGAAAATTGTGGAAAAACAAGAATTTTTAGATCACAGTTTTTTTGATAAAAAAGAGCTGCAAGCATTTGCTAAAAGAGTAAAAGCAAAAGGAGCTAAATATTTAGTATGCACGCAAAAAGATGCGATGAAGGTGGACAAATCTTGGGATTTAGGGCTTCAAATCTTTATTTTAGAGATTGAACTTAATATCAAAAAGCATCAAAATACGTTTAATGAGTTTTTAAATAAGCTGGCTGTAAACTATGACAATTAA